The Gadus macrocephalus chromosome 9, ASM3116895v1 genomic interval ctgaacaagctgaagcttcctcagttttgggagacctgtaaggagaccattgcagttatcaagcttactagtgataaaggcatgcacaagtttttgtaagtcttcggtggacatgagccctctaaggcttgctacatttttaagttgataatatgcagaatttgtaactgatttgatgtaactgtcgaaatgtaaatctgaatccatgataacccctagatttctggctttgattgaggttttcagggacacagagtgaaggtgttgggttactttaagcctttccttttaagaaccaaatacaattatctctgttttgtcctcatttagttgaaggtaattccgatagtcatttggtgatagcgatatagatttgcgtgtcatcagcatagcaatgatggtcaatattgttattttgcatgatttggcctagtgggagcatgtagatgttgaataaagtgGGTCCTAAGATCAAACCTTCACGTTggtccacatgtcacgttggttgattctgatacaaagtcgccaattgaaacaaagtagttcctattttgtaggtaggacctgaactaatttaagactgtgcctgaaagccccacccagttttctaatctgtccaaaagtattgtatggtctctgcagtgtcgaatgcagcactgaggtcaagtagcattagtattgaggttttgccagagtctgtgttaagacggatgtcgttcacaactttaataagggcggtctcagtgctgtgcaggggtcgaaatcctgattggaaggtgtcatagcaaccagttgatgccaggaagtgattaagttgctggaggacaactttctcaatgattttacttagaagggtagatttgatattggtctgtagttcttaataatagaggcatctaggctctgCTTTTTtagaaggggtttaataactgcagttttcaaagcttttgggaagttgcctgactggagagagttgttaactatctgcaatatgtctactgctaggcagtcgaaaacattcttaaagaggttggtaggtaaagtatcaaggcaacaggtggatggctttatttgtgtcacagtttccacaagagtttgaGAGTCTATAGGCTATTAGTCAACAGTTATTCGCcaaaggcgaagtgaatagtggggaataggcgacgagaccgaaggtttatttgttgttatcagctgacattttgcgatgaaaaaaatatagagtttgagatgtcaatcatgggatattgccaaACATCCCGAGATAGCAAACCAATCAAAAtgcgccattttaggaggttcacgtgtagcatatacctataaataatatctatgtatttatctatgaaaCACAtcgttccacacacacacacagttcaaacacATACTCATATTTGACATTAGAACAGCCTAAATGTGGCATGCAACAGCATTTTCTGTTTTGGTAAACGCATTACTCCTCTCTGCACTGCAACTGTTAAAAGATGTAAATGTTAATAGAGACtttggttttaattattttatggctgtattttatttacatctatTCGAATGAAGGTTTGTATACACACCAAAATGATTTTCTTTAAATGAGACTGttgcatttaatttattttttgtttgcaaTGTGCATAGTTAAAAAGATTGAGATTAataaaaacaagttttaaaaaataatattcaggTTGTGTATAGCTAGTGTGTTtttgaaaagtaactaagtaaagtaattagtaaagtaactaattacttttgaaAATAAGTCATCAGTAAAGTAACTGGATTACTTTCTTGgataagtaatcagtaatcagtaactaattactttttccaagtaacttgaccaacactgtttaccagtagtgaagctttttgtgtaccttcatgtaaagtcaTGCGTCAgactgagttgttactcttttgCGAACCATcattcaccagtagttaagctttttgaataatttgtttaccagtagtgaagctttttgtgtaccttcatgtaaagtcaCGCGTCATACTGAGTTGTTCCTCTTTCACAAACCATTCGTTCAAAAGTAATTAAGCTTTTTCAATCATTCGTTCAGCCGTAGTAACGCTTTTTCAATCATTTGTtcaccattcgtttaccagtgaTGATTACAGTagtcccctagtctgtttaccagtaactcctgAGTAGTTACTGAATAACTGTCACTTAGGGCCCCAATAAgggccccagttagggcccTGGTCTTTCATCATTCATTACTCATTCATTCCTCAGTAActactgtggcatcccgccccgtaaacctcggcccggaccagcccgagggttggtcctggatggccattaccaccgtcacccaccggccggcgacggagagcaccgaccGAACCCCAATCAGCTTGATTGGGGGACAtctggccgaaagccgaggagcCACTATAAGAGGACTGACATTTGGGCAGACCAGAAACGGgagcgaggaaggaggaagcgctCGTGTCCGCGAgaggctagaggcccacggaggccctagagaccgcgtttACTTTGTTTGATTTAAGTTGTCTGCAATAAATGCCTTTAATGGCTTGATTTAtacctggaacccggctcactcgaggagcgggttgccacactacCCGCATACCTAAAGTGTTGTTTGCTTAATTTCAACAGCCAGATCAAGTCAGTGATAAGATCGGCCTTATCAACCTTTAAGACCAACAGGATTGTTGCCAAAACATGGGATGCCAGTTGAAGGACAAAACCAACCTGTAAGTTAGGATTATTATGCATACTTTATTTGGCCATTCACAATATTTTAAGTCACAATGAAGGTTGTGTGGATAAAGCGCTTCCTCCTGATACTGGCTGGAATATGTTCTATATATTACATAGTTCCATCATTTATCAACCGAGATGGTACAATTGAATCATTTGGACATGGCAGTCCTGGAATGGTTTCTGATTCGGAGCAAAGTGTTAAAGATCTGTGTAAGTGGACTCTTTACATATCTATAGCCAGTGGCGATGGTAGCATTTTGTATGGGGTGGAAAAAAAGTGGCATTATGAAATTTAAGGGTGGTGTGATGTGCACGTTGTTTTTGTGGATTATGTGTTGTAGCTACAGTATATCATTATCACTTCAGCACAATAAAGGTTCTAATCATTATTCAACGTGTTCGATTTGTATGGAAGGCCAATTGAGCAAAAAACGTTCTAATCATTATTCGACGTGTTCGATTTGTATGGAAGGCCAATTGAGCAAAAAACGTCTCAGAAATGTCTCCTTAAAAACTGTTATGTTAACAGACATAGTTCGGTCGTGTTATGGATGTAATATCTTTATGCGTTTATCCAACAAAAATGTGTATTTAACccctgctacttttttttgCAATTGACTTGATGACATTTATTTTATGATCCACAATATAGTAGTCTATGCCATTTCATCAATGTTAATTAATTAGATAATTAGTAAAAACAAGAGGAAACAGGTGTTGCGATCGGTATTCCAGAAATTAAggaaatatatttaatttaataaagGGTTGATaagtgtttatgttgttagATAACTCGCATTTAGATGCATTTTTCCTATTCCAGACACTCCCAAAATTAAAAGTAAACTCAAAAGAGTTTCTCCCCGTCTGAGCCTTCTCTTTTAAGTCCAGGGCGGGGCCCTCTGCTTTTTCTAACATGGAGAGATGAAGGATTCCTATTACTATAGACTAAATCAACCTAGTGATATCTGTATCAGGATGTGTAGGCTAACAGTGGTGCTGTGCCACCTTACTccaggcgcgtcgttagacctgggcattccAGGCTATtgccccggatcttttgggaataTTCCCGGATCGCGGTGCCTCAGGCATTCACATTCAAGGTTGGGGATGCAGGTTGCCTTACTCCATCCCAACGCCaatcacacacattacattttgGTTTGCGTCGTCGTCTATTTCCATTCAATTTATGAAACGTGTAAATTTGTAAAAGGAAACATCTTTTAACTGAGGGTATTGATGCCCTGGCAGGATGCCTAAATGCCCTCAAAGAAATTCCTCACTGCAGGCCAAGCAGCCCCGGCCCTAATTAAATGGCACAACTCCAGGCCTGGTTGACGCCCTGTTTTTAAAGCAAATTGCACACAGGAGACAAGGCAACCTCcgccccccaaacacacaaaccaaaagaCACGGTATAACTTATAATCATGGCTTGTATTGTGTAAGGGTAAAGGATGTTCACCTTTCACATAAGGGCAAGCACAGTACAGGTGCGGCTTTCAGTCACCACTTGATACATTCCACACGCTGGGCATTAAGCCAACAAGGGGTAGAGGTTAGTGATAGAGCCAAATGGAACTGTCATTGCAATTATCGCAGCGACTTAGGTAGAGAACGTCTATGCTGAATGTGAATGCCTGAGGCACTCTTTCTTATCTTTCTTTCAATGCCTTTGTTCAGTTTATCACTAACTCTTAAATTTTCTCACGTCATACAGTTAATTTGGTAAAAAAACTCCATCAAAAACAAGAATCCATGCAGAAGCTTCTTGAAGAAGatctagacagacagagaaaaataGAAGAAAAACCAATTGCAGTGGTCAAAAAGGAGGACGAAGAAAAACCTGGGAAAATTGAACAGCCTGGAAATAAAGGGAATAAACTTTTCCCAAAGTCTCCCCTGTTCCAGAACTGGGGTGGAGAGAATTTGTCAGAAGACGAACAAAAAGAGGCGCAAGCTTTGTTTGAGAAATATGGATATAACGTGTTTCTCAGTGACCGCCTACCCCTTAATCGACCTCTTCCAGACACCAGGGACCCAAGGTTGACCTTTTACTTATTTTAACATGGaatataaaatgtgtgtgtgtgtgtgtgtgtgtgtgtgtgtgtgtgtgtgtgggagtgcataggatttttttctaaattatgtTTTGGATGTTAATCTAGATGCTTGAATAAGACCTACCCAAAGGATCTGCCCAGCATTGGAGTAGTTCTTATCTACCTGGATGAGGCCCTGTCAATCCTCAAGAGAGCCATCCGAAGTATTATCGACCGCACTCCGAAGTCCTTGCTGAAAGAAATCATATTGGTGGATGACCACAGCACAAATGGTTTGCCTCTGTTTTAGGTTTAAGAAATGATAGACAATTAAATAACTACTTctgtaaataaatgtttatggGAATAAACATTTATAGTTGATGCAATATAGCCCTTGCATCAACTACATTTCTAATTATTAATTCAGCAGTATTATCAATAGCTATTATTTACACAgcgattacccccccccccccccagacgacCTGAAGCAGGACTTTGACATGTACATCAAGACCATTGAGGACCAGAATCCAGGCCTCCTCATGACCAGAGTGAGACACAGTGAGCAGCTGGGGCTGACCACGGCTAGGATCTCTGGATGGAAGGCCGCCACGGCTGACGTGGTCGCCATCTTGGATGCTCATATTGAAGTCCATGACCTGTGGTGAGGGgactctaaatcgacgccacttcgacctgggcgggactttacgtcctacgtcactcactatgggtttgcatgtgtgcgcgtagccgtttgcgttacccttagcgttaccctaaccttaaccccagtaacatttcttcatcataaactacaagttacgcaaaatggcatgcaaacatccagtccaatatgaaagaaaaaagctagcttcattaaggaatcaaaccccttatccccgcgttaatgagttgttctctgaccactaacccatcaggtcttagtacatgcgattcaagagttaaccacttgacaatctttaaacttcggttgcctagaaattgtaaagacagtgatgtgtgtacattgtgcgagtatccgtcactcgcgatgtgtgtgcagtccaaaatgaaagaaaaaaccttgcatcactagggaatcgaacccccaatcatcagttggtcgttggtaactgtaaacaaagagatcgcattttgtttaactgctaactaacaaacggctttatgcattcactgaacaaagattatggaaataaaagaccacttttccatcagaaaaatcatcagaaccgttattaccaacccatagacactaaagccaaaacctttctcacatgcacacccatcgcgagtgacggctatgtgcacacatgcacacccatagcgagtgacgtaggacgtaaagtcccacccaggtcgaagtggcatcgatttagagagtcccctgtGGTGAGGGGGTACCAAGTCACTATCATATGACGTATATAATTGTGTAGTCTGACTTTGAGTGCTGCTGGAGTGGGGATCTGTAAGCTTGTaaccagtggcggttttagcaAATTGGGGGCCCAAGGCGAAGATATGTATGGGGCCCTCCGTGTCCGGTCTTTAAAAGAGaacggagaaaaaaaaaatactgaccTAATGGTGGATAGGCAGGTAAAGCTAATCTACGTGGAAGTAAAGGTTGGAGATGAGAAAAAAGACCTTCCCCTTTAAATACACCTTCATACACTTCTTTACGCCAAAAAGAAAATGGAAAGCAGAGAACATCAAAAGTGTAGCACTACACAAACTAATAGTCACAATGGTCAAAGATGAGTTATATTTGAAACAGTATGCTATGATACACAGAAATTTGTCAATAAACCTATTGAACTGGACCTCCAAAGGTTTGTTTTTTTCGGTAGGGTGGCATATAATTTTTGGAATTCTCCAAGGAAatctttcaaaatgttcaaGATTTTACATTTCAGAAAAGTGGTCATCTTTGTTTTCAGGTGAGCGCAAGTCTTATTCAGGGGAGCTCTGCTACAACCTGGCTACTCACACCCTGATTAAATGATTGAATTCAAACAATAACACATCAATGGCAAAGTCTATCAAACCACTGGAAAAGGACTAAGAACAATGAGTCATCCTGTGACCAAGTTCTGTGTCAATAACTTTTGTAAGTAATCTTTTGTTGTTTTACCTCAATCGATTTCTGTGCTGCAGGGCTGAACCATTGCTGACGCAGATTAAAGGGGATCGGAAGCTGATTGTGTCTCCGGTGTTTGACAGAGTCAACTACTATGATCTTGAGATTGTAACATACTTGCCTGCATCCCATGCGTTTGACTGGGCTTTGTGGTGCATGTACGAGAGATTTAGGCCTGAGTGGTACAAACTAAATGACCCCTCCTTGCCTGGGAAGTAAGTTTCACCTGAAAATAGCTTTTCTTGATCTGCATCAACAAATATATCTGCACTAACTCAATCCTGAACAATGACATATTGAGCCATTTCATCGGTTTGACCTTTTAAGGAGTCCTTCCATAATGGGTATCCTAGTCGCAGATCGGACGTATCTTGGTGAAATTGGAGTTCTTGATGGAGGAATGAAAGTATACGGGGGAGAAAATGTTGAGCTCGGGATTCGTGTAAGTATACCACAGGAATACCCAAAGTTTGCTTATGAGGAAATAAGTCGATAAAGCCTAGAAGTGATTAACTGACGTACAGTATGTTACTGGGTTAATTATTATATTGGGAATGGCTGAATTGTAACAATGCCCATTAATTATTTCGTAGGTTTGGACATGTGGGGGAAGTATTGAGGTTGTTCCATGCTCCAAGATAGCCCACATTGAGAGGAACCATAAGCCATACATGCCAGACCTCTCCATCACAATGAAAAGGAATGCTTTGAGGGTAGCAGAGGTTTGGATGGATGAGTACAAACACAACGTCAATCTGGCATGGAATCTGCCCTTCAAGGTACAACAGTTTAACCTAAAAGGTCATACCAATTTAGACTGATCTGCGAACACAATGTACAGTGTATTTTAGACTTTGTTTCTGACTTCTTTGATGAACTTTGTTAAAAAAAGTTCATTAATCTTAATAAAAATTTATTAAGAttaagacaaaaacacacatattttGGCTTAACTGATGAAGGCTTATTATCAAACTAAACGCTTTTGTTCTACAGGATCACGGTATTGACTTTGGGGATGTGTCTGAGCGAAAAGAACTAAGAAAACGGCTGAATTGTAAACCTTTCAAGTGGTACCTGGACAATGTGTATCCACTGCTGGATATCTGGGACGATATCCTGGCCTATGGAGGAGTGAGTTGTCTTAACTATATGAGGGACAGGGTTGAACATGTGGAGATTTTTTAGAGCCAAagagatattatgaatcatcTCTGGTGGAAGAATGATTATGATGAAATATCAGAAGGTATTTCCTCTGTCTGTTACAATAGTATTTTCCTTTGGGCAAGGTTGATACTGAGGCCTACTTGCCACTGCAGTATCAAGCCTTTGAATAAGGTTAAACATATTTCTCCCATGTTTAGCTGAAGAACCTCGAtgccaacatgtgtgtagacCAAGGTCCAGTTCCAGGCCACACACCGATTGCATATCACTGCTACTACTATATGCCTCAAGTGAGTCAAAGGACGTACTATTAATATGTTGGATGAAGTATCTCATGAAAGTGATaacatgttttcttttggttttctTTCTCATCAGTACACATATTTCCGAGGGACTGGTGAGCTTTACATTGGTGGGATCAAGTCCCATAAGTACAATGCTAATCGCTGTTTGACGGACAGTGGTAACAATGACAACGAGCCTGGCCTGAACGACTGCCACGATGCTCTTCAGAAACAAATTGCAATTTACTGGGACTTCACCCAGGTACTTATATTGTGTTGTGGGTGATTTATTGTGAAAGATGTTGTTTCGGCAGAGAAAACTTAATACACATAttatatgcggtaactgtggttctatttaatgatatatgcaatacattataaacatagtttcttagcagtattgtatgcattatcgttatcgacttgtgttcctaatatgcatgtgtccccctgtttatatacattgccatggactgtattatgcgttatgtgtttagtttgcgtgtgtttaaacagatggacgcacacacgagcgcacacattcattcattattttacgcatacacaaacgcgcgcgcgcattcattcattctttttaacactcactcgcggtaaaacaatgttttcccacgatcaaatactcatcaatcctaaaagttatgggcatgtacatggtgtctgtgtcaagaaaatatgtgtttgctgtacgttGTTTgcgtggctaggtagatgagagaagcaaagtgtatgcgcgaggtgcacaagcaacatgcatgcgcccttaaaatagcatctgaagaacgcgccactgactttaaaccaggtatttcctggtttgcggcgcaagtgatttctgaaactgcaaaatagcaccagggaacgtttgcgccagaacacgcctcctccttttgccgaaccgccccttggggcgcaagatcattctcTAATTTACCGACGTGTGGCGCAGTAGGGAAAacaacgctctgcgccagttgcaaactagcaacgacacatgcgccagtgagaaagtcaattgaGCCGGATGCAAGATATGGCCCACAGTGTTCCCtgatgtgttgttttgtttctctctctttttcaggGTAAAGAATTGAAGAACAAACAGACAGGTAGATGTTTGGAAATTGTAAAGGGCAAACTCTTGTTACAAGAATGTACAGGCCAAAGATGGGAAATCCAAAATGTTATCAAACCTTTCTAATATATGTCGTCAATGTGGACTGCAACTACATTGATGATCATTAATAAGCCAATTTACAAAAGTCCATTTACTACTATCCACTATGCTGTATGCCAATGTATAACCTTTTTTTATAATACTCTTATGTAACTTTGACACAAAGAAAGAATGTAAATTTTTCTatgaatatataatacatttccAAAAACACTGTAATCTATTTTTAAACAGATGAtttgtttcagttaaaaagTGCCTTATATTGTTGAAATGTTTGTATTTGCTATAAAGCTGTAACAAGCGATGTGATAATTGGTGAACCTATCTTGAAAAGCTGGGGGCTTTCCAGCTTCAAGCAAACCGTGGCTATGGGGTCCATAAAAGTAGCACCTGTCTGAGTCAGAACCAATGATATTGCAGACGCTCACATGCCTTTTCCTAAAGGTGGAGTTTAAGTTGGGATAGAAGACGATATTTTCTTGCTCTATTTTAGGGGCTCCATGGGACATCtactttttttattaaatgtattgattCTTCGGTAAACCTAACTTGATTGAATTCTCTTCATGTTTTCCCTTATTTTGTTAAGAGTTTATTCCTTGTAGATAAGTACACACAATTCCTTCTCATCAGCACACATATTTCCGTGATTCTGGTGAACTTTTACATTGGTGGGATATGTCAAATGATAATTGTACGTTATACGGCAAC includes:
- the LOC132464699 gene encoding probable polypeptide N-acetylgalactosaminyltransferase 8 isoform X1 — protein: MKVVWIKRFLLILAGICSIYYIVPSFINRDGTIESFGHGSPGMVSDSEQSVKDLFNLVKKLHQKQESMQKLLEEDLDRQRKIEEKPIAVVKKEDEEKPGKIEQPGNKGNKLFPKSPLFQNWGGENLSEDEQKEAQALFEKYGYNVFLSDRLPLNRPLPDTRDPRCLNKTYPKDLPSIGVVLIYLDEALSILKRAIRSIIDRTPKSLLKEIILVDDHSTNDDLKQDFDMYIKTIEDQNPGLLMTRVRHSEQLGLTTARISGWKAATADVVAILDAHIEVHDLWAEPLLTQIKGDRKLIVSPVFDRVNYYDLEIVTYLPASHAFDWALWCMYERFRPEWYKLNDPSLPGKSPSIMGILVADRTYLGEIGVLDGGMKVYGGENVELGIRVWTCGGSIEVVPCSKIAHIERNHKPYMPDLSITMKRNALRVAEVWMDEYKHNVNLAWNLPFKDHGIDFGDVSERKELRKRLNCKPFKWYLDNVYPLLDIWDDILAYGGLKNLDANMCVDQGPVPGHTPIAYHCYYYMPQYTYFRGTGELYIGGIKSHKYNANRCLTDSGNNDNEPGLNDCHDALQKQIAIYWDFTQGKELKNKQTGRCLEIVKGKLLLQECTGQRWEIQNVIKPF
- the LOC132464699 gene encoding probable polypeptide N-acetylgalactosaminyltransferase 8 isoform X2, producing the protein MKVVWIKRFLLILAGICSIYYIVPSFINRDGTIESFGHGSPGMVSDSEQSVKDLFNLVKKLHQKQESMQKLLEEDLDRQRKIEEKPIAVVKKEDEEKPGKIEQPGNKGNKLFPKSPLFQNWGGENLSEDEQKEAQALFEKYGYNVFLSDRLPLNRPLPDTRDPRCLNKTYPKDLPSIGVVLIYLDEALSILKRAIRSIIDRTPKSLLKEIILVDDHSTNDDLKQDFDMYIKTIEDQNPGLLMTRVRHSEQLGLTTARISGWKAATADVVAILDAHIEVHDLAEPLLTQIKGDRKLIVSPVFDRVNYYDLEIVTYLPASHAFDWALWCMYERFRPEWYKLNDPSLPGKSPSIMGILVADRTYLGEIGVLDGGMKVYGGENVELGIRVWTCGGSIEVVPCSKIAHIERNHKPYMPDLSITMKRNALRVAEVWMDEYKHNVNLAWNLPFKDHGIDFGDVSERKELRKRLNCKPFKWYLDNVYPLLDIWDDILAYGGLKNLDANMCVDQGPVPGHTPIAYHCYYYMPQYTYFRGTGELYIGGIKSHKYNANRCLTDSGNNDNEPGLNDCHDALQKQIAIYWDFTQGKELKNKQTGRCLEIVKGKLLLQECTGQRWEIQNVIKPF
- the LOC132464699 gene encoding probable polypeptide N-acetylgalactosaminyltransferase 8 isoform X3, with protein sequence MVSDSEQSVKDLFNLVKKLHQKQESMQKLLEEDLDRQRKIEEKPIAVVKKEDEEKPGKIEQPGNKGNKLFPKSPLFQNWGGENLSEDEQKEAQALFEKYGYNVFLSDRLPLNRPLPDTRDPRCLNKTYPKDLPSIGVVLIYLDEALSILKRAIRSIIDRTPKSLLKEIILVDDHSTNDDLKQDFDMYIKTIEDQNPGLLMTRVRHSEQLGLTTARISGWKAATADVVAILDAHIEVHDLWAEPLLTQIKGDRKLIVSPVFDRVNYYDLEIVTYLPASHAFDWALWCMYERFRPEWYKLNDPSLPGKSPSIMGILVADRTYLGEIGVLDGGMKVYGGENVELGIRVWTCGGSIEVVPCSKIAHIERNHKPYMPDLSITMKRNALRVAEVWMDEYKHNVNLAWNLPFKDHGIDFGDVSERKELRKRLNCKPFKWYLDNVYPLLDIWDDILAYGGLKNLDANMCVDQGPVPGHTPIAYHCYYYMPQYTYFRGTGELYIGGIKSHKYNANRCLTDSGNNDNEPGLNDCHDALQKQIAIYWDFTQGKELKNKQTGRCLEIVKGKLLLQECTGQRWEIQNVIKPF
- the LOC132464699 gene encoding probable polypeptide N-acetylgalactosaminyltransferase 8 isoform X4, which encodes MQKLLEEDLDRQRKIEEKPIAVVKKEDEEKPGKIEQPGNKGNKLFPKSPLFQNWGGENLSEDEQKEAQALFEKYGYNVFLSDRLPLNRPLPDTRDPRCLNKTYPKDLPSIGVVLIYLDEALSILKRAIRSIIDRTPKSLLKEIILVDDHSTNDDLKQDFDMYIKTIEDQNPGLLMTRVRHSEQLGLTTARISGWKAATADVVAILDAHIEVHDLWAEPLLTQIKGDRKLIVSPVFDRVNYYDLEIVTYLPASHAFDWALWCMYERFRPEWYKLNDPSLPGKSPSIMGILVADRTYLGEIGVLDGGMKVYGGENVELGIRVWTCGGSIEVVPCSKIAHIERNHKPYMPDLSITMKRNALRVAEVWMDEYKHNVNLAWNLPFKDHGIDFGDVSERKELRKRLNCKPFKWYLDNVYPLLDIWDDILAYGGLKNLDANMCVDQGPVPGHTPIAYHCYYYMPQYTYFRGTGELYIGGIKSHKYNANRCLTDSGNNDNEPGLNDCHDALQKQIAIYWDFTQGKELKNKQTGRCLEIVKGKLLLQECTGQRWEIQNVIKPF